AGCTTGAGGGAGACCGCTTTCAACATGCTCGTGGAGGTTGCTGAGAGAAGCCTCCTGCTAACCGGGAAGAAGTCGATACTCCTGGTGGGAGGGGTTGCATCCAACACTGTCTTGAAATGGAAGCTGGAGAAGCTGGCCGAGACCCACGGTATCCCCTACTACGGGACGCCTCCAGAGGTCGCAGGCGATAACGGCCTCATGATATCTTACACTGGGCTTTTAATGTACCTACACGGTTTCAGCGTTGAGCCCGAGAAGGCTGTGGTGAAGCAGAGGCTGAGGCTTGACGAGGGTGACTACCCGTGGCTGAGAGAGTAGAATACTTTAACAGAGGGGCTGAGGCGGTTCTCTACAGGGTTAGAATCCTCGGCTCAGACCTCATTGTTAAGAAAAGGCTTGACAAACCCTACAGGCATGAAGCCTTTAACAAGGTTTTCAAAGAGTATAGGACAAGGGTTGAGGCCAGGATACTCTCCCACTTGAGAAGCCTAGGGCTCAACGTACCAGCCCCGCTGATAGTGGATGTTTCAAAAGGAATCCTGGTACTGGAGTATGTGGAGGGAACCCCTCTCTCAAGGCTTGTAGACTCTATGAGCAGTGAGGAGCGGGGAAGGGTTGCAGGCGAGCTTGGGAGGCAGGTTGCCGTGATGCATTCCAACAGGATTTACCACGGCGACCTAACCCTTGCTAACACAATCTACAGCGGGGGAAGGGTTTACATAATAGACTTCGGGCTGGCAGGATACAGCGATGACGTCGAGGAGTACGCTATAGACCTCCACCTCCTCTACAGGAATCTACAGGCAATGCACCCTGGAATAGCCGAGGAGTTCATGAACCAGTTCCTTGAAAATTATAGGCAGTGGTACAGCGGTGTTTTCGAAGAGGTTAGGAAAAGGTTTCTCGAGGTAAGGGTTAGGGGGAGGTATGTTGACAGAGAGTTGAGGAAGACTGTTATGAGGGATAGGTATGTATCGTGAAATATGCTTCGCAACAGGAAACGCGCACAAATATGCTGAAGCAGAAGCTGTCGCGAGAGAATACGGGATCACTCTCAAGCAATGCCCGGGCGTTAAACGAGAGATCCAGTCAGACAGCCTTGAGGAGGTTGCTAAGCACGCTGCTTTAACAGCATACATGGAGCTGGGGCAGCCCGTGCTGGTTGAGGATGCTGGCTTGTTCGTTAAAGCATTAAACGGTTTCCCAGGACCCTACAGCAGCTACGTGTATAAGACAATAGGGTGGAAGGGGCTGCTCAAGCTCATGGAGGGCGTGGAGGATAGGAGCGCCTGCTTCAAATCCGTGGCGGTACTCGTCTACGAGCCATTCCTGATAACAGGTGTCGGTGAAGTATGCGGGGCTGTGGCAACCGAGGCTAGGGGTGTTAAAGGATTCGGATTCGACCCGGTCTTCATACCAGAAGGATACAGCGTTACCTTTGCCGAGATGGATGTTGTGGAGAAGAACATGGTGAGCCATAGGGCAAGGGCTCTTCGAAGCGTTTTCAAAACCCTAAGAGAATACTTGGAGAGGCTTGAATAAATTTAAAACCCGTTTTTAATATGGATTCCAATATAGCAGTGTTTAAGGGGAAGGTGTCTTTATGAACAAGAAGAGGGACAAGGGGCAGTCACACTCCAACAGGCCTGCGAGGGCTGGCCCGCCGAGATGGTTGAAGCTTGACATGAGCCCGAGCGATGTGGAGTTGCTCGTGGTGGAGCTAGCTAAGAAAGGCTACACGCCCTCTATGATAGGGGTGTTACTGAGAGACCAGTACGGGATACCTCTCGTGAAACAGGTTACTGGTAGGAAGCTTGCCCAGATACTTGAGAAGCATGGTGTTAAAATAGCTATCCCCGAGGATTTAATGGCTCTCATGCAGAAGGCTGTGAACCTGAGGAGACATCTCGACGAGCACCCGAAGGATTATCACAGCAAGAAGGGCTTGATAGAGGTTGAATCCAAGATACACAGGCTGGTGAAATACTATAAGAGAACCGGTGTCCTCCCGCCTGACTGGAAGTATGACCCGGAGAAGGCAAAGCTCCTAATATCTGGTGGAATGTACAGGTTTGAAACCCAGGAGAGTGTTCAAACGGTTTAAACCCTTCCAAACCGTTTGAACATTATTTCTTAACTTACATGTTTAAAAACATTTATTTAAGAAGGGTTGCCATACAATATTATATATAGAGCTCGCTGTCAGAGATTAAAAACATGACTAAATCATTCTCAAGCATGAAGAGGCTGGGGCTGTGTGAACAGCCTATTTGAATCTGTACTGCTGCGGAGGGTTTTCGGCTGATGAGTGGTGAAGCAGGGCTTCAAGGGTTTAACACTATAGGTGTTTCAAAGCACGTTGACCTTGGAGAGCCTCCCAGGTCTGGATTAGGCGTTTCCCGTTTTAAAAAGCAAGATATTTTAACGGGGGGTCCTCGAATTGAGGAGTAATAGTTGCAGAGACTACACGGTTGTCATTCCTGTGTTAAACGAGGCTGAAGCACTCCCATTAGTGCTGAAGGAGTTAACCGAGAATGGCGTGCCCAAGGAGAACGTGCTGATCGTTGACGGGCACTCGGTGGACGGGACAAGGAAGGTTGCAGAATCTATGGGATTCAAGGTAATACTCCAGGAGGGAACGGGGAAGGCGATGGCCATTAAAACCGCTGTTGAAACCGTTGAAAGCGATTGCTACGTCTTCATGGACGGCGACTACACCTACCCTGCCAAGCACATTCCTGAGCTGTTGGAAAAGCTTGGGCAAGGCCGTGACCTGGTAATAGGTTCAAGGGTTTATGTGGAGAAGGGGGCTCAGGGCTTCCTGTTCAGGCTGGGGAACAAGGCTCTCTCAATGTTCTTTAAAATACTATTCGGTGTTCAAGTAAGCGACATTTTAAGCGGGATGTACGCTGCGAACAAGAAGGTTCTCGGGGAGGTTAATTTCGAGTTCAAAGGCTTCAGCGTTGAATCGGAGATAGTTGCCCATGCAGCTTCAACAGGCTTCCGGGTTTGCGAGATACCGATATCATACAGGAAGAGAATCGGGAGGAAGAAGCTCGGGGTTAGGCACGGGTTTAAAATAGCGCTAGACATGGTTAGGCTCACGTGGAGATATAACCCGGCATTCCTTATATTCGCGGTCGGAGCGTTAATGCTCATCCCGGGGGCATACCTGGATGCCTACGTCCTCTACAGATGGCTGTTCCACGACGTAGTACACCATGTAAAAGCATTGGCAGGAATAGCTCTGTCAGGTCTTGGACTACTAAGCTTGATGCTAGCCTTTATCTCACTATACTTGAAAAGATTCGAAATAAGGGTTATGAAAACTATGAGGGGGATTGAGGAGTAGCTTGAGGAGAAGAGGAGTTCCAGGAGAAGATAGGGTTTGATTATAAATGCAGAAGGACTTGTTGAACAAGGTTTTAAACAAGCTCATGAATCCTGGCTCAGGGTTTTACAACGTCGTGTTCTCGTCACTCTCGCTGGCACTATCTCTCTACGGGATATTCTACCACAACCCTATCTTAACGGGGAGGGTTACCTACGACTATCTTGTTTGGGCTTCAACAGTGATCTCGCTAATAATCGTCTACAGGGAGCTTAAAAGGCTACGGGGTAAACCGTTCTATTCTTCAATCCTAATCCTCCTAGCCGGGGCTACCATGGTTGTTCTCGGAAGGGTTGCAAGCATCTACTACAACTACACCTACATGATCGGATACTTCGGCGCGCTAGTGGGTGACGACTACACTATTGAAGGCTATGCTTACTCTCTCCTAGTGGCAACCGGCTCACTATTCATCACTTTAACCATTCTCGTCCACCTGTTAACAGGGGATGTATTAGCTGTTAAGTCCGATCCAAGCCTTGAAGACGTTTATAGAAATCTACTGCTCCTAGCCCGTGGAGCCGGAGGGTTCCTAGACAAGCACCCGTTGATCACTGCATTCATAGTGAGCGTTTTCGCATTCATCTTCAGGTTTATGCCTGAGCTGAAGTGGTGGCCTTGGCTGATAGGTTGGGACACTCCTGAGTATGTTGCACACTTGCTAGACTTCAAGGAGAGGCTTAACCCGTTCACCAGCTACTACTGGATGGGTGGTTGGAGGAACACTCCGCCCCTACTACCAATGCTTCTAGCCCCGTTCACCTACCTCGTGGACGCGTGGTACGTGTTCAAAGTCTACCCGAGCATAGCGTTCAGCATTCTAGCAGGATTATCTACCCTACTTGCTGTGAAGGTTTACGGGAAGGGTTGGAGGACTTGTTTGCTAGCAGGCTTCTTAACCACCACGTTCATCTTAAACCTGAGGATATCGTGGGATTACCAGAGACAGTTGCTGGGCTCTGTGTTTATGCTTGCAACGATAATAGTGCTGGAGAGGTGGGGTTTCCCGAAAGATTGGAAGTAATCCCTGGCCACCATCCTACTGCTCGCCGGGTGCGGGCTAAGCATGGAGGTAACGGGTTTCACAGGGCTGGCGTTCTCCCTGGTTCTAGCCTACAGGGCTTGGAGAGCTAGGAGCAGACATGGTTTGGCGAGCGGTTTAGCAGGTCTCCTCGTTAACACAGCACTGGAGACATGGTACTGGAGGAGGCCGTACAGCGTGGTCGGGGCTGTTGGAGTCCTGCCGCCGGGGCTTGTCCCAAGCTTTGAGCAGTCACAGGTTGTTTCATACCTTGTAGCAGGTTACGGGATCATGCTTCCACTAGTTATCACGGCTCTTGCAAAACATAGAAAGCCCTACGTAGCATCAACAATGCTCGCGCTACTCCTCGCAGGCGTCTCACCCCTAATAGCACCATACTCATCCACTACTACATGGTACAGGTTCCTAATTGGGGCTGCACCATTAGCCAGTACCCTGGCAGCTATAGGACTTGTTGAAGCGGTGAAGGATGGAAGGGCGATAATGATCTACCTTGTGATAGCTTCTCTCCCAGGGCTTTCCTTCGCATACGGGTATAACTGGTCTTACGACTACTACAAGTCTCTTAGAGAGTTCCCGTCAATACTGGCACCATCCCTTGCTGACAATAGATTGATAGAGACTATGTGGTTCTTCCAGAACAACAGCTTTATGCTGGACGATGCAGTAGTCGTGGCCCACCCGGACTATGCAAGATACGTACACCTAGCTGTGAGAAACCCTGATCCCTCAAGATTTATTTGGGCATGGAACGGTGTGGCGAACGAGACATTGTGCAGGATCCTGAATTATACGGAAGCCCGTAGTGTAATCCTAGTAGTGCATAGAGAAAACTCGTTTAACACTACATACTATACGTGCCTAGAATACTTGGAACCTATAAGTGAGAAACTGTCCTGGATCTACGTGGGAAAGATAAGCAGGAACATGGTGCAAAACCAGGCTGTGCGGGAAGCCCCAGGTGAACCGTGAGCAAGCACTCGCTCCACGTGTATCGATGAAGTGAAATATTATGTGAAGCAGGCGCAGTTAAGGTTCTTAGCAACAGTATTGTCAATGTTTAATGCTATCATGGCGGCGTACACTTGTGTGATCATTAACAATATTCTATGAGAGTCTACTACGTGATTGACAAGCGCTTCCAATCACTCTAAAAATTATTCAGACCTTGCCGAGAAGTATTATCAGGTTGCAGGCGTGGTTTTCTCCATTTTTGTTGTCACATCTATGGGTTTCGCCCTATAAGGAGCAGAGGTTACTATTACGTCTACCCCGACGAAAGCGTACTCCTCAATGTTTTCCAGCGTTATCCCGCCCCCCACTCCTACGACTACCCTGTTGCTCATGGACTTTACCTTTTCCACGTACTCGGCCAGTATTCCAGGTGGTGTTTTATCGAATTGTATGTAATATGCTCCGGCCTCTACAGCCTCCAATGCTTCTTCAGGGCTTTCAACCTCCACCCCGATACTCCTACCTCCGCTTGATGCCAGGGCCTTCTCGACCGTTGCGCGCATCCCGGGCCTCCGAGGAATACCCTATGGTTGTCAAATACCAGTATAGAGTCTGAGAGCGACTGCCTATGCACTACTCCGCCACCGGCAATCACAGCCTTAAGGTAGAACGCTCTTGCACCCGGCGGTGTCTGACGTGTTGTAGCCACTACTACCTGTGGATTCAGCCTCCTTGCTTTCTCAACCATTCTACGAGTGTATGTTGCAACCCCGCTACAATATGCTAGCAAAGTCTGGGCAGTTCTCCAGGCAAGGTGAAGTGATGTAGCCCTGCCATGCGTCTCTAAAACCAGCTGGTTTGTCGAAGCTTCTTCACCACTCCTGAGGAAATAATCGACTCTACCGCCAGCGAGCTCGTAGATCCTGGCGGCCTCTTCACTACAGGCAACAACACCATCCTCTCTAAAGAAAACTGACGCCG
This region of Thermosphaera aggregans genomic DNA includes:
- a CDS encoding glycosyltransferase family 2 protein, with the protein product MRSNSCRDYTVVIPVLNEAEALPLVLKELTENGVPKENVLIVDGHSVDGTRKVAESMGFKVILQEGTGKAMAIKTAVETVESDCYVFMDGDYTYPAKHIPELLEKLGQGRDLVIGSRVYVEKGAQGFLFRLGNKALSMFFKILFGVQVSDILSGMYAANKKVLGEVNFEFKGFSVESEIVAHAASTGFRVCEIPISYRKRIGRKKLGVRHGFKIALDMVRLTWRYNPAFLIFAVGALMLIPGAYLDAYVLYRWLFHDVVHHVKALAGIALSGLGLLSLMLAFISLYLKRFEIRVMKTMRGIEE
- a CDS encoding Kae1-associated kinase Bud32, producing the protein MAERVEYFNRGAEAVLYRVRILGSDLIVKKRLDKPYRHEAFNKVFKEYRTRVEARILSHLRSLGLNVPAPLIVDVSKGILVLEYVEGTPLSRLVDSMSSEERGRVAGELGRQVAVMHSNRIYHGDLTLANTIYSGGRVYIIDFGLAGYSDDVEEYAIDLHLLYRNLQAMHPGIAEEFMNQFLENYRQWYSGVFEEVRKRFLEVRVRGRYVDRELRKTVMRDRYVS
- a CDS encoding XTP/dITP diphosphatase → MYREICFATGNAHKYAEAEAVAREYGITLKQCPGVKREIQSDSLEEVAKHAALTAYMELGQPVLVEDAGLFVKALNGFPGPYSSYVYKTIGWKGLLKLMEGVEDRSACFKSVAVLVYEPFLITGVGEVCGAVATEARGVKGFGFDPVFIPEGYSVTFAEMDVVEKNMVSHRARALRSVFKTLREYLERLE
- a CDS encoding 30S ribosomal protein S15 translates to MNKKRDKGQSHSNRPARAGPPRWLKLDMSPSDVELLVVELAKKGYTPSMIGVLLRDQYGIPLVKQVTGRKLAQILEKHGVKIAIPEDLMALMQKAVNLRRHLDEHPKDYHSKKGLIEVESKIHRLVKYYKRTGVLPPDWKYDPEKAKLLISGGMYRFETQESVQTV